In a genomic window of Candidatus Hydrogenedentota bacterium:
- a CDS encoding 4-hydroxy-tetrahydrodipicolinate synthase — MFRGSIVALATPFKPNYDIDFDAYARLIEFQLDQGTDGIVPCGCTGEAATLAHAEQEQIIKFCIEKVAGRVPVIAGTGSNNTKEALSLTRYAKEVGADGALLITPYYNKPTPAGQIAHYKLIAEETGIPIMLYNVPSRTGTNILPETVAEMAKVSNIVAIKEAAGSVDQVSAIKSLCDITVLSGDDSLTLPMMAVGATGVVSVAANVAPGPIAQMCAEFDKGNLAEAQRLHFELLPLFKALFLETNPIPVKAALARMGLIENVLRLPLTPMREEPFAKLDRVLAQLPSLQVAAQ; from the coding sequence ATGTTTCGCGGCTCCATTGTCGCGCTTGCGACACCGTTCAAGCCGAATTACGACATCGATTTCGACGCCTACGCGCGGCTGATCGAATTTCAGCTCGATCAGGGCACCGACGGCATTGTGCCGTGCGGGTGCACGGGCGAGGCGGCGACGCTCGCGCACGCCGAGCAGGAGCAGATCATCAAGTTCTGCATCGAGAAGGTGGCAGGCCGGGTGCCGGTCATCGCGGGCACGGGCTCGAACAACACGAAGGAGGCGCTGTCGCTGACACGCTACGCGAAGGAAGTGGGCGCGGACGGCGCGCTGCTCATCACGCCGTATTACAACAAGCCGACGCCCGCGGGCCAGATCGCTCACTACAAACTCATTGCGGAAGAAACCGGCATCCCGATCATGCTCTACAACGTGCCGAGCCGCACGGGCACGAACATCCTGCCGGAAACTGTTGCGGAAATGGCGAAGGTTTCGAACATCGTCGCGATCAAGGAAGCGGCGGGCAGCGTGGACCAAGTGTCCGCGATCAAGAGCCTGTGCGACATCACCGTGTTGTCCGGCGATGACTCGCTCACGCTGCCGATGATGGCCGTGGGCGCGACGGGCGTCGTGTCCGTGGCGGCAAACGTCGCACCCGGGCCGATTGCGCAGATGTGCGCGGAGTTCGACAAGGGCAACTTGGCCGAGGCGCAGCGGCTGCACTTCGAATTGCTGCCGCTGTTCAAGGCCCTCTTCCTCGAGACCAACCCGATTCCCGTGAAGGCGGCCCTCGCGCGTATGGGACTCATCGAGAATGTGCTGCGCCTGCCGCTCACGCCGATGCGCGAAGAGCCGTTCGCGAAACTCGACCGGGTGCTCGCACAGTTGCCTTCGTTACAGGTCGCCGCGCAGTGA
- a CDS encoding 4-hydroxy-tetrahydrodipicolinate reductase: protein MAGACGRMGRRILDIALAEGIEVGGAFDTPAMAGMELVVGADMHKPRIITVGGDAGTEIAKSDVLIDFTLAEACVGNVRAAANHLRPAVVGTTGLNDAQKAELKSYANKIAIVYAPNMSVGVNLLFKLTSEVASILGLDYNIEITEIHHNQKKDSPSGTAVHLAERAAEALGLNYAEDTAHGRTGMVGARPTREIGVHSLRGGDVVGEHTVSFVGQGERIELTHKAHNRDNFARGALRAAKFALHAKPGIYDMQDVLGLR from the coding sequence ATGGCGGGCGCCTGCGGGCGCATGGGACGGCGCATCCTCGATATTGCGCTGGCCGAGGGCATCGAGGTTGGCGGCGCGTTCGACACGCCGGCGATGGCCGGCATGGAGTTGGTCGTCGGTGCGGACATGCACAAGCCGCGTATCATCACCGTCGGCGGCGATGCGGGTACCGAGATTGCCAAGTCCGACGTGCTCATAGATTTCACGTTGGCGGAGGCATGCGTGGGCAATGTGCGCGCCGCGGCGAACCATCTGCGCCCGGCCGTCGTTGGAACGACGGGCCTGAACGACGCGCAAAAAGCGGAACTGAAGTCATACGCGAATAAGATCGCAATCGTTTACGCGCCGAATATGAGTGTCGGCGTGAATCTGCTGTTCAAACTCACCAGTGAAGTCGCATCAATCCTCGGCCTCGACTACAACATCGAGATTACGGAAATCCATCACAACCAAAAGAAGGACAGCCCCAGCGGCACCGCCGTCCACCTTGCGGAACGCGCCGCCGAAGCGCTCGGCCTCAACTACGCGGAAGACACCGCACACGGCCGCACCGGCATGGTCGGCGCGCGCCCGACGCGGGAAATCGGCGTGCACTCCCTGCGCGGCGGCGACGTCGTCGGCGAACACACCGTCAGCTTCGTGGGGCAGGGCGAACGGATCGAACTCACGCACAAGGCGCACAATCGCGACAATTTCGCGCGCGGCGCCCTGCGCGCCGCAAAATTCGCGCTGCACGCCAAACCCGGAATTTACGACATGCAGGACGTCCTCGGCCTGCGCTAG